Genomic window (Polaromonas sp. JS666):
TGTTCGCCAGCGAAGTAGGGGCCGCTTCCCAGGGCCGCTTCGACCAGCTGGAACTTTGCGCGCAGCTCGGCGGCGCGGGCCGCCAGGGCTTCCTCACTGGGCGCGTTATAGAAGGCGCCGATGGTGTTGAGGATCGCAGAACCGAACTCCATCCAGCTGCGGTGCCGGGCACGTTGCAGGGCGCCCTCGGGGTGCAGGCGGGGTGCGGCTGTTTCGTCGAGGTATTCGCAGATGACGGCGGATTCAAAAATCGCTTCGCCGTCCACCCGCAGCACGGGCGTCTTGCCCAGCGGCGAGACCTTGAGGAACCAGTCGGGCTTGTGGGCCAGGTCAATGTCCTGCCGCTCAAAACTAATGCACTTCTCGGCCATGACAATCGCCGCGCGCTGGACATAAGGGCACA
Coding sequences:
- a CDS encoding glutathione S-transferase family protein, which gives rise to MASQLTLISHKLCPYVQRAAIVMAEKCISFERQDIDLAHKPDWFLKVSPLGKTPVLRVDGEAIFESAVICEYLDETAAPRLHPEGALQRARHRSWMEFGSAILNTIGAFYNAPSEEALAARAAELRAKFQLVEAALGSGPYFAGEQFSMVDAVFGPVFRYFDVFDEIGDFGVFADTPKVKAWRRALAQRESVRNAVRPDYPEFLRAFLRQRESALSRRITVALPA